GCAGGCCATGGGGGATGGTTGACCGCGTATGACCGACCACCCGTTCGCCGGCAACAGGCGTAGCATATGAACCACCTCGGCAAGGCTCCCCTGATCTTCGGCCTGCTCTTCCTACTGGCCTTTCCCGTTATCGTGTTCCGCGGCGATGACCGCTCGGACACGCTGGAGTTCTGGATCTTCGCGCAGACGCACTACGATGAGTTCAGCGCCAGGATTCCGGCGTTCGAGGCGGCCCATCCCGGCGTCAAGGTCGAACTTCGGCTGATCTCGAAACTGCACGACAAGCTCCTGGCCGCCTTCCTTTCCGGTATCGGCGGCCCCGATCTTTCCGAGGTAGAAATCTCATCGGTAGGCAGGTTCTTCAAGGGCACGAAGGAGGAAATCGGCTTCGTGGACCTGACCGACCGCATCGAGCGCGAGGGGATCGCGGATGAATTCGTCCAGGCTCGCCTCGCGCCCTGGTCCTTGGGCGGCCGGGTATACGGCCTGCCCCGCGACGTCCATCCCGTCATGCTCCTGTACCGTCACGACGTGTACGAGGAAGCGGGGATCGATCCGGCATCCATCGAAACCTGGGATGATTTCGCCCGCGAGACGAGACCACTCGCCCGCGACGACGACGGAGACGGGCGGCCCGACCGCTACCCGATCATGCTGAGCGCCCACAAGCCCGGCCATTTCTGGCTATTGCTCCTGCAGAACGGCGGCGGCATGTTCGATGAGAACGGCGGGGTCATCATCGACAACGACATTGCCGTTTCCACCCTGGAATTCTATTGCAGCCTGCTCAACGAAGAGCAGCTGGCCATCCCCGAATTCTCCCAGGACCCGGCCAGCTACGCCGCCATGAAGGAAGGCGTTATTCTGGGTGTGCTGGCACCGGACTGGTACATCAGCTTCGTACGGAGGTTCGTCCCGGAGCTGGAGGGAAAATGGCGGGCTATGCCCCTACCGGCCTGGCGGGAAGGCGAGCGACGCACCTCGACCTGGGGCGGCACCATGATCGCGGTCACCAAACAGACCGAGAACC
The window above is part of the Gemmatimonadota bacterium genome. Proteins encoded here:
- a CDS encoding sugar ABC transporter substrate-binding protein, with product MNHLGKAPLIFGLLFLLAFPVIVFRGDDRSDTLEFWIFAQTHYDEFSARIPAFEAAHPGVKVELRLISKLHDKLLAAFLSGIGGPDLSEVEISSVGRFFKGTKEEIGFVDLTDRIEREGIADEFVQARLAPWSLGGRVYGLPRDVHPVMLLYRHDVYEEAGIDPASIETWDDFARETRPLARDDDGDGRPDRYPIMLSAHKPGHFWLLLLQNGGGMFDENGGVIIDNDIAVSTLEFYCSLLNEEQLAIPEFSQDPASYAAMKEGVILGVLAPDWYISFVRRFVPELEGKWRAMPLPAWREGERRTSTWGGTMIAVTKQTENPDLAWEFAKFAYMDDEALANRYRKTFIIPPIRSAWSNPVYGESEAYLDGQVLGRSLTELAPDIPGFHLNPYWAEANDLLRQAVYEAANGIRTPADALSHLAEQVRALRDNTAETE